A window of the Phaseolus vulgaris cultivar G19833 chromosome 5, P. vulgaris v2.0, whole genome shotgun sequence genome harbors these coding sequences:
- the LOC137835427 gene encoding rac-like GTP-binding protein RAC2 isoform X2 — protein MSTARFIKCVTVGDGAVGKTCMLISYTSNTFPTDYVPTVFDNFSANVVVDGSTINLGLWDTAGQEDYNRLRPLSYRGADVFLLAFSLLSRASYENISKKWIPELRHYAPTVPIVLVGTKLDLREDRQYLIDHPGATPISTAQGEELKKAIGAAVYIECSSKTQQNVKAVFDAAIKVVLQPAKPKKKRKKNRSCAFL, from the exons ATGAGTACAGCAAGATTCATCAAGTGTGTTACTGTGGGAGATGGAGCCGTGGGAAAGACCTGTATGCTCATCTCTTACACCAGCAACACATTTCCCACG GACTATGTGCCTACAGTTTTTGACAACTTCAGTGCAAATGTGGTGGTTGATGGGAGCACAATTAACCTGGGATTATGGGACACTGCTG GACAGGAGGATTACAACAGGCTTAGGCCTTTGAGCTATAGAGGAGCAGATGTGTTTTTGCTGGCATTTTCCCTCCTCAGTAGAGCCAGCTATGAAAATATCTCTAAGAAG TGGATTCCTGAGCTGAGACATTATGCCCCAACTGTGCCAATTGTACTTGTGGGAACCAAACTTG ACTTGAGGGAAGACAGGCAGTATTTGATTGATCATCCTGGAGCCACACCTATATCTACTGCCCAG GGAGAAGAGCTGAAGAAGGCGATTGGTGCTGCTGTGTACATAGAATGCAGCTCAAAGACTCAGCAG AATGTGAAGGCTGTGTTTGATGCTGCCATCAAGGTTGTTTTGCAACCAGCAAAGCCAAAGAAAAAACGAAAGAAGAACAGATCCTGCGCTTTCCTTTAA
- the LOC137835427 gene encoding rac-like GTP-binding protein RAC2 isoform X1 gives MSTARFIKCVTVGDGAVGKTCMLISYTSNTFPTDYVPTVFDNFSANVVVDGSTINLGLWDTAGQEDYNRLRPLSYRGADVFLLAFSLLSRASYENISKKWIPELRHYAPTVPIVLVGTKLDLREDRQYLIDHPGATPISTAQAKELKKAIGAAVYIECSSKTQQNVKAVFDAAIKVVLQPAKPKKKRKKNRSCAFL, from the exons ATGAGTACAGCAAGATTCATCAAGTGTGTTACTGTGGGAGATGGAGCCGTGGGAAAGACCTGTATGCTCATCTCTTACACCAGCAACACATTTCCCACG GACTATGTGCCTACAGTTTTTGACAACTTCAGTGCAAATGTGGTGGTTGATGGGAGCACAATTAACCTGGGATTATGGGACACTGCTG GACAGGAGGATTACAACAGGCTTAGGCCTTTGAGCTATAGAGGAGCAGATGTGTTTTTGCTGGCATTTTCCCTCCTCAGTAGAGCCAGCTATGAAAATATCTCTAAGAAG TGGATTCCTGAGCTGAGACATTATGCCCCAACTGTGCCAATTGTACTTGTGGGAACCAAACTTG ACTTGAGGGAAGACAGGCAGTATTTGATTGATCATCCTGGAGCCACACCTATATCTACTGCCCAGGCAA AAGAGCTGAAGAAGGCGATTGGTGCTGCTGTGTACATAGAATGCAGCTCAAAGACTCAGCAG AATGTGAAGGCTGTGTTTGATGCTGCCATCAAGGTTGTTTTGCAACCAGCAAAGCCAAAGAAAAAACGAAAGAAGAACAGATCCTGCGCTTTCCTTTAA